From one Culex quinquefasciatus strain JHB chromosome 3, VPISU_Cqui_1.0_pri_paternal, whole genome shotgun sequence genomic stretch:
- the LOC119769090 gene encoding uncharacterized protein LOC119769090 produces MARRLDIRNKRQKPIEKQITDWRLGSWNCRSLNFLGFELALTNELQPRNFDVVALQEVSLEEKQVLDWPGQQTNSRFFLSGGTDKKLGTGFIVRGKMQDRVFGFTAISERMCKLRIRGRFFNYSIINVHCPHEERLDDEKETFYAKLEEEYDSCPRQDVKIVIGDMNARFGREEMFRPTIGPESLHMVTNDNGQRCIDFAASRGMVLSTVFNQRRSRRAPPFNTACLQNGDVAQSYAQQLEANLPGEEELGAASLEDGWSRIRSAIGSAAEATLGSAIRVSRNDWYDDECQRITAEKKAAYDRKLHKATRGNVERYRQARNRQVAVFKLKKRQQEDRDCAEMEQLFRANETRKYYEKVNRSRKGFVPRADVCRDNEGNLIHSLPGSLRTELKPQFPSVANSGGGEST; encoded by the exons ATGGCAAGAAGATTGGAtatccggaacaaacggcagAAGCCCATTGAAAAGCAGATCACCGATTGGCGACTCGGTTCTTGGAACTGCAGGTCCCTAAACTTTCTGGGTTTCGAACTCGCTTTGACGAATGAGTTGCAACctcgcaacttcgatgttgtggcaCTGCAGGAGGTGTCCTTGGAGGAGAAGCAGGTGCTGGACTGGCCAGGTCAGCAGACCAATTCCAGATTCTTTCTGAGCGGCGGCACGGACAAGAAGCTGGGTACCGGCTTTATCGTGAGGGGCAAGATGCAGGATCGCGTGTTCGGCTTCACGGCGATCAGCGAGCGGATGTGCAAGTTAAGAATACGAGGCCGGTTCTTTAACTATAGCATTATCAACGTGCACTGCCCCCACGAAGAAAGACTCGATGACGAAAAGGAAACATTTTACGCGAAGCTGGAGGAGGAGTACGACAGCTGTCCTCGTCAAGATGTGAAAATCGTCATTGGGGACATGAACGCTCGGTTCGGCAGAGAGGAAATGTTTCGACCAACTATAGGCCCGGAAAGCCTACACATGgtcacgaacgacaacggccaaCGCTGCATCGACTTCGCAGCCTCTCGTGGAATGGTG CTGTCGACGGTGTTCAACCAACGCCGAAGCCGGCGGGCCCCTCCGTTCAACACCGCGTGTCTGCAGAACGGAGATGTGGCCCAAAGTTACGCGCAGCAGCTTGAAGCGAATCTGCCAGGTGAGGAGGAACTTGGCGCAGCCTCGCTCGAAGATGGTTGGAGTCGCATACGCTCAGCCATCGGCAGTGCAGCGGAAGCCACACTGGGTAGTGCGATCCGAGTCAGTCGAAACGATTGGTACGACGACGAGTGCCAGCGGATTACCGCCGAGAAGAAGGCAGCCTACGACAGGAAGCTGCACAAGGCGACGAGAGGGAACGTGGAACGATACAGGCAGGCTCGGAATCGGCAGGTCGCGGTCTTCAAGCTTAAGAAGCGCCAGCAAGAAGACCGAGATTGCGCGGAAATGGAGCAGCTATTCCGAGCTAACGAAACGCGGAAGTATTACGAGAAGGTGAACCGGTCCCGTAAAGGCTTCGTGCCGCGAGCCGACGTGTGCAGGGACAACGAGGGGAACCTGATC caCAGCCTGCCGGGTTCACTCCGCACCGAATTGAAGCCTCAGTTTCCATCGGTGGCCAACTCTGGCGGTGGTGAATCTACTTAG